In Rhipicephalus sanguineus isolate Rsan-2018 chromosome 1, BIME_Rsan_1.4, whole genome shotgun sequence, the DNA window agaccgctttcaggcgggtgatttgaagtgcgatAAAGCGattcggaccactaaaacgtgattttatttcaaaatatgcatttccttggcacaaaagtagcactacgaggtttctggattaATATTTGCCATAgtggcagggttttgcagcgcgcgaacataggaaaaaaggacagagtagacagaaagagcgctgactcccaactgactttattttgaAAAGCGGCAAAATATATGCGAggaaaaggaagataaaaagcaAACATACAGCATAATCGAAACCACTGTGATCGAAGCACGTGGAACGGATCCACCATTGCCGGGATTGCGGTTGCACCCCCCTCTTCGATCGATGCGCGATAAAGGCAAGGCACATGGATCAGTTAACCCGCGAGATCATCGAAGCAGAAATAATTCACTCACTAGGTGAAAACTGCGTAAGCTCCCCATCAGTTGCATTATCACAGTTAGAACGTGAATACTTGGCCGGGCGTTAAGGCAATGGTGAATGCGTTCCACGTGCTTCGATCACAGTGACTTTGATTAGGCTGTATGTttgctttcttccttttcctcgcatatattttgccacttttcaaaataaagtcagttggaagtcagcgctctttctgtctacactgtccttttttcctatgttcgcgcgctgcaaaaccctgccagtatgaataataaccaactagcccaggcctctacacttaatatttgcctttagtgtccctttaatgcaacatatggccgcgagtgcgtcatgcgGATTGACGGCATTTACACAGCTGTTGCAGCTTAGCTACGTGAACAGCGCGGGAGACAAAGGCAAGGAACCGACGAggactgacttccaactgaaatttattacaaattgcggttacagcgcaggggaagacacAAGACAGGGACCGACGTAGGCAGCGCTCGTCTTCATCGGtccctgtctcgtgtcttcccctgcgctgtaaccgcaatttgaaatggaataccaactagcccgtactcacaTCTTGCTTCAgtgaaatttattaacacgatACATGAATGCACCGGCATACGGTGCGTTATGCCTTGTCTTTGTGTTTCTCCCGCTTTGTTCACGTAGCTATGTGGAATACCAAccagcccggtcacacaccttgcttttgTTGTAGCTTCTCGGGTGATGAAAGAAACCACCGTCCCACAAACTCgttgcccaatttttttttttttttttagcctgtgCGATACATTGTGAACGTATACGTATAGCAGATTGTTTTCAAGTTGTGGCTGTGCTCCTGAATAACTCCGTTCGTTTACCGTCCCGTTTGTTGTCAAAGGGTGCAATCATAATTTGATACATTAATACATTTAGAAAAGGCAACGTAATAATGAGTTCGAAAAGACAGACACACACGCTTCCATCAGAGCAGTTAGTTGCTGCTGCTTTATTTGTACAAAATGTCTGCAATGGGGAACAATGGAGCGTTTGCTTTGAGGGTAGGGCAGGGTCCACCACTTGAGAGAGCCGTTGTTTCTCCTTCGGCTTCCCGGTTTCCAGCGCTCCTCTGATGCGCGGTTCGGTCACACAACGAAGCAGGAAACTCCACACATGAAGCCACAAGCAGTCGTTCACATCAACGAATACACGTATGGTTCCGTGATGGGCGCTCCATTACACAGCGCAATAAATATAAGCCACCACTCACAGCTGTCACGTCTTCCCTCTCAAATGTGGGAACTGGGCATATATGTACACGACACTCCCCGCATACCCCCTCTCCCGCACCCGACATTCACACGTGTCACAAAGGCTATAAATGCAACCACCAATACCAAACCGTGATCTTTCTTTAGTTCTTTACAGGTTATATCAGTATACAAAGGGTGGACCCAATAAATATTAGATCCACCTTGTCAACACTGAGATGCTGCTGCAGGAGATGCTGCTGCTCGCTACAATGTAATGGTACCTGAACAATACATAACTATAAAAACGATTTGTACGTGCATTTGGATAAGTTCGACCCGGAGAAGCTTTACGTGGCGAATCTATGGCTGACGTTCCTTATTCGGTGCAATTTCCTCTACATTAGCGATAAATTTCTTGTAATAAGGTAGGCTTGTCTCGTTTTTGAGGCGTGACAATGGTAATGGCTGCACTGGCGGCACTGCGAGCGGAAACTGCGGTAATGGACACTGATGGAACACTCGCCCCGGTTTACATTGTTGTACTAGAAGAAAGCACTGCAAATGTGTGCCTTACGTTTCGCGTCGACATTTACGAGCAACAGCGGACGCGAAACGAACTGCCACGGTGCTACCAGCGTTTCAAAGTGCGTTATGCGTGTGCAGTTAAACCAGTAGGCCACTGCTTCCGACTGTCCCACGGGGAAGTGTAGATGGTGTTCAACTTCTTTTATTCTGATGTTGAACCGAGGCGGCAGCTGCAAATGTGGCCAACGGCTGCCTTCTGCACCCCCAGTGCAAGTGTTGGCATCACAGAAACTACTAGAAAAACGTAGCAGTGTAAACATCGCATATTCATCTGACCTCGTCGTATTATCACTTCAGATGCTGGCAGGAACAGCTGTCTCATTAGGCGTTCGTTTTCGGCGAATAGTTAAGACCGCGGTGTCATATGCACACCCAAATGAGGTCCATCAGGTTCGAGGAATGTAGACATTGCTCTCATTTAATATGACAGTGCTCGCTGATTAACTAAGTTACTGACACCATACGCGCATCACATAATTTTTATTTGTATGTCTAACAGGTGAGAGGGATaaaagaagggggaggggagtCTTAAGCGCTACATAAAGTAGCTTAACTTATTCAtcatgaaaaggaaaataaaaagctaCCCGTGCTGGTAACTGATGTTTAACATCCGCTGCGTTAGGTTCACGGTAGTTTTCCAACATAGGGTCAACGAAAATGACACTTCTTTATGTTGTAGACTTATCACGCAGTTAACTTCCGCCGTATATTGCCATTAAGTCTatggctgtcttttttttttttttcgcttgctgTTCACCACAGTAACAGGGCTGATAATGTTAACGACACATGACACATGCCAACAGTCTTTACAGAACGAACATTCCAAATATGGATGAGTCTTCAGCGTTGAAAAAGGCAAATGTAACAGCATGCAAAAAATTTGCGATATCGAACACGGGCTTGAGTCCCCGACTCTTTTTACAGTTTGCATGAATACTCGCGTTGTCTGTATGATGGAAAGCTTGTTGAATGAAGTACCACTATTGTACAGGCTCGTCCACTCTTATGGTGAACATGGCGCAGCATGGctgcgctccgcggagcgtcaAAGCATCAGGCGCGGCGGAGCACTGAACCGAAGCGGCGCAAGCGCGCAGGGATGCGCCGCTCTTGCTGTATTTCACAGCAAAGCAAGAGCACCGCGCtccagcgctgtagcagacgacgcgaagcaccccgtgcgcctgcgccgcttcgCTACGATGCGCGGCCGTGCCAGGTGCCCTGGCGCTGcgcggagcgcggccacgctgagccgtgctcacCCGACGAGCCTGTACACCGCAGTTTGCATAACTCGCGTTCTTACTGGTGACATTGCCAGGGGAGGAGGTGTTTACTGCTTGGGTTTTCGAGTCCTTAGCTGAGTCATGCGCATGAAAACAGAGTTTGCTTCATGTTGACAAGGTTACTTATGCACGTAGCGAAACCAAGCAAAACGGGCACACTGCACGGTTTGCCCTCGCAGGAATTTGATGGAAATGATGTGAATAGATGCtacaaaatattttcaaaaatATCATAAACGTCAGCATTGTGTCAATGAACCGTAATAGATCGTGAATAACAGTAACACAAAATGAGCTTCATTTCCCAGCTTGTGATTAGTGTCAACAACGCTCTACTGAGGTCTTATTAGTCTGCGGTATATCCTAAATGTTCACTTACTCTTCGACTCGGCAACATACACTCTTCGTTCTTATTCTTTCGCAGTAACACACTCGACGTGGCTTAAGTATCTACAGGTACGTTTTAACTCCTTCCTGACATTCTGACTTTTGACTTGAGCGACGACGGAACTCTCACAGGAATCAAGTACGACGAAGATATTCGGTCCTGCTTGTAGCTGATGGGCCTCCTCCTCTGACCATAGTACACCTCGAAGCCTCCACGAGTATCGTGGAGGGCAGATTTATCTAAAGAACCTTCTGAGGTGTCTGGCAGCGGATCTTTTTCTTTTGACTCGCCAACTTCTTCAGACGAAATGCTATCAGGTTTCGTCGGCGACGGTTCAACCAAAGCGGCCGACGCACCGACGCCGGCGTCGGAAACGAACAGTTCTTTAGCAGGCAAGCCAGAATCTGTGCTTCGAATAGGTTCAGGGGCCGGCGGTGGAGCATTGTCATTGTCCTGTTCTTCAGAACTTTCTTCTGTCGACGTCATTATCTCGACAGATTCAGGTACCACAACTTTCTTTAGATCACTCGAGCTTTCCGTCTTAACCTCCTTCGCAAGAACACCTTCACTCACAGTTTTGACTAGTTCTGGCTGTCGTACATCAACAGGATTGGATTTTTGAATGGGTGTGTTAACCGTCTCGCTGAAGGAGACGTCACGGTAACCGTGTCCTCGAACACTTCTTAGTTCAAGAGGGACATTCTTTTGGCCGTCGCTTTTGTACGTGGCGAGCAACTGCTCAAGGCTTAGCTGTTCTTTAGTCGTGACTCTTTGTGAAGGACTAATAGAAGTGTCGATATTTATGAGAACGCGCACTGGTGTTTCTGATCTATTGCTCCTTTTCAGAGAGGTCCCGTGACCGGAAAGAATCACGCTCTTTGGCACTTTTATTGCTTCCCTGCCTGCAGGACGAAAGAATAATTTCTTAATTTCCTCTCTTTTGAAACTTTCTTCGCCAGGAAGCTCCTCGCCTTCGTAATATGTTGATCCCTGAGAAAAAGCTACTCCTTGCGCCCTACCGTTTAGAAATTGCCGTGGCACTTCAAGTGCTTCGGTGCCGCCGTAACCTTGTCCATTGCTATATTCTACGCTTCGATGTCCTCCATTGTTTGGTCCGCTTAGCGGCCCAAGTGAACCTTGGCTGGTAAACCCATTAGATTGCCCATTGCCAAAAGCAGCATTGGTACCCCCGTTACCAATTTCTGCCAGCATATCTGACGTTCCTACAACGTCAAATTGGCCCACTGTTCCCCGGAAATAACTACCGCTGTCTCCGCCATTTCCTGTAGGGCCCTGGCCTTCATAAACTTCACCGTTGCCTTGAAGCCCATTCAGTCCTGTACTGTAGCGACCACGCACCGTGTCGTCTCCATTTTGTGTTTGCCCTGGAACTTCAATACCATTTGGCCGGCGGAAACCATTTCTTTGGCCTTCTGGAATTTGTTGCGTAGACCACTGAGCACTGTTCACTCGGCTTTTCTTCCCTTCCCTAATAATCGGCCTCCAGCCGCCTTTCGGACAGAACTTTGGAGGTGTGGGTCCACCAACATTTTTTCTACCTCTGAACCGTCCACTAGGCAGTGCTTGTCCGAAATTCCTGCCATTATTTTGAAAGCTTCCCCGTTGCGATGTTTTAGGAAATCGTGCCCCCGAATCACCATTGCTCAGGCTGCCTTCGCCCTGTTCAAAATCATTCTGTTGTCTTCCGACGCCCTCGCCATTCCTAAAGTGATTTGATCTTCCATTGCCTTCTCCTCCATTATACTGCTTGGTGCGGCCGTTCGCTGGAAATTCGCTGTTTCCGTCGCTGCCGAAATCGCTGTTTCCTGCCCCGCCACCATTTCCATTAAAATGCGTAGAAAAATAACTTTCCCCTGAACCTTCTGACAATTTCCTTCCTCCCCCATTTCCTTGAAAGTTACTTTTTCCAAAGAATCCTTGATTTCTGTACCGATATTTCGGATACTGAAGGTGAGAGCCTTTTACTTGGAGGTCACCATTCACCAAACCATCTGCAGCGCCGTTAAAAGATGAATGACCATTTGCACGTACACCACCGTACACATTTTTCAACACGTTATCGCCCTGCGGTGCGTCTTGTAAACGGCTGCCAAATTCACCTATGCGAATTGAACCGCTATTGAACTTTGCGTTGTATCTAGGGTCAATGATAGGCTTCCACCCAGAGCCGTTTTTGTAGCCTTCTTGGCGATTTTCGTTTCCTCGGGGACTACCCGCTCCCTGAGCGTTCCTGTTGACCTGCCCTCGCACTATGCTTTCTTCTGGCCCTTGGATGTCTGGATATTGTTGAATCTGCGCTTGAAGCCCTCCTTCCCGCACTCCCCCGTACACCAATTCTACAGGCTGTGCTGCTTGATATCCCTGCTTCTGACTGAGGCCTCCGGCTAATGGAGTGAGTAACTGGACGTCTTTAAATCCAGTTACTGCTTGAGGAAAAGCATGTTGTTGTGGACCCTGAAAGCCACTATTGGTGTATCCAGAACCAGCTGCGCCAGAAAAGCCATTGCCCCCTTGGTAGCCACCGTTTGCGAAGCCTGGCTGAGGACCTGCTCCTGCGCTGCTGTAGCTGTTGCGGTCTTGACCCTCACCGTTGCCGCCTCCAGGGTGTCCAAGCCCGGGAGGAAAACCCTGCGTGCCGCCTCCGTTTTCGTAGCCTCTGCCTCCACTAGGAACGTTGTTGCCGTAGCCTTCTTGAGATCCCTCTCCACTGTTTTCGAGTCCTTGTCTAAATCTGCTTCCGCCGCCGTACTTGCCGCCGCCTCCACTGCTAGAGTGGCCCCTTTGTACTGCACCATCACCAAAGCCAGCCACAGCGCCGTTTCCTTCGCCGTAATTTTCACCAttaccgccgccgccaccgccgttgAATCCGCCATTGATAAAACCTGCTCCTCCACCGTTTCCAAAGCCGTATTtgcctccgccaccgccgctaAATTCGCCGCTGTCAGAGCCTCCTGCTGCACCGTTTCCTTGGCCATAATTTCCCCCGCccctgctgctgccgccgccccCACCGTTCAATCCGCCATTGCTAAAACCTCTACTGGCGCCGTTTCCATAGCCGTATTtgcctccgccaccgccgctaAATTCGCCGCTGTCAGAGCCTCCTGCTGCACTGTTTCCTTGGCCATAATTTCCACCacctctgctgctgctgccgccactCCCGCCATTGAATCCGCCATTGTTAAAACCTCCACTGGCGCCGTTTCCATAGCCGTAGTTTCCTCCGCCACCGCCGATAAACCCGCCGCTGTCAGAGCCTCCTGCTGCACTGTTTCCTTGGCCATAATTTCCACCacctctgctgctgctgccgccactCCCGCCATTGAATCCGCCATTGTTAAAACCTCCACTGGCGCCGTTTCCATAGCCGTAGTTTTCTCCCCCACCGCCGTTAAATCCGCCGTTGTCAGAGCCTCCTGCTGCACCATTTCCTTGGCCATAATTTCCAacaccgctgctgccgccgctgccaccgccccCTCCGTTGAATTCGTCATTGTTAAAGCCTCCTGCGGCGCCGTTTCCATGACCGTATTTTCCTACCCCACCGCCGTTAAATCCGCTATTGCTAGAGCCTCCTGCTGCACCGTTTGCTCGGCCATAATTCCCGCCCCCACCGCCGCCGCGGTTGAAATGACCCCTTTGAAAAGCACCGCCATTACGTGATGCTGTTGCACCGCCATTTCCGTTAACACCACCACCGTCGCCGTTAGACTGACCCTCTTGAGATTCTCCGTTCTGTGAACCTGCAGTGTCCCCGTTTCCATATCCGGCCCCGCTTTGCACGTCTTCTGCACCGCCTGCATCATCTTCTTGGTAGGTGCTGCCGTCGATGTCTATCGGGTAAAGCTCTCCAGCCCCGGTGGCCGCATATATCGGTGTCTTTAGCACTCCTATGGAAGACACCGGCTTTACAGTGTGCATCACGTAGTGCGACTGCGGGACATGCAGAGCGAGTTTAGAGACAGGCACTTTTTGGACTAACACGGGATGGAAGCCGTGCGCTGTGCCAGGTACTTGCTGCTGCGCATGCGCTTTCTTTGACAGCGCACTTAGCGGCACCTTGTGTACAATGTGTGCAACAGGCACTTTGGCGTGTCCGCTGATGGTCTTTGCCACAGGAAAGCTCTGCACGATAGTGGGCGTTTGCACCGGCGCGCTCACAATGGTAGCTTGCTCGTAGACACCAGAAACTCCGGGCAGCACGGTTGGCACTGAGTCTACTAGCTTGGTGAATGgaagctttgacagcgttgtcgCATAACCTGGAACCTAGTCATATGAAACAAAGTAAAAGCACAAATTACAATAACGCATGGTCAGAAAATTGTTTACAGTGAGCGCAGAAAGACATTCCCATCATCAGCTAATTGAGTAAAATGAATGTGTGTCTACAAACCAGGtaccgaattcacaaagctcatcGTAAGTGCTGTATGCCATTAGCCTGTAGTCTTTGCCAACACGATATGTCCAACATTATGATTGGCTGGCATCGAGCCTTACGAACAATCACAATAGGATAAAAAATTCTGTTAATGTAAGGATTTTACGTTATGGATGCCTGGCACAACCGAAAGTCACCTGTATTTTGATTCGGCTGCCACTGATAAGGAATGTATTAATGATATTAGCATTCTTAGCGTATTTCAGTAATTTTGTGCTTATCTATCGGTTTCTGTTCAATAAAAAGATTAAAAATTTATTCGGTGATCGACGCATTGTAGCCTGCGTCACAAAGGCTCCTCAAGCACAAAACCAAGATGCTTTTGCGCATCGCCACAAATTTCCGTGGGCCAGCAAGTAAATCAGAACTTTAGTACCGGAACGCCATTGGTATAACCTCAATGGAACTTCGCGCGCACACCGCTGGATGGCGCAACAGGAACGGCTGGGAGTCTTAATGTCGCTGGAACGAGAAAAGTATCGCGACCGTCCGACCCGccgcatattaacgcgatagcactcgtttcgcagaaattccggtgtcggtgtctggGTCGGCGGTGGCGTctttggttatgagcgaaaaatcggcgttgtccgtgagcaaaaattcgatgtagatgtaaataaagaaataataaaaatattctgtTCGAGTATTCGAGAAACAAGTGAGGCGAGCGGAGGCGAGTAAGGCGCACCATTCATGGCGTCAAATGACCGCGTGACTGTGGAAAGCGCATCTGCAGTCACGGAAAGGCGCGGCGGCTAAGAGAAAACgatcgcggtacttttcccgttgcAATGACTTTAAGGGGCCTTTAAGGATAGCATTACTGCACAGACTCTCTTAAAAGAGCCAGAGTTGCTCCAAGGCACGCCGTCTTGGGTTCAAAAGTTATTGCGGGAAAGCCACTCTCCGTCCACGTAGGAGCCGCGCTCACGCAACAATgctagttccttttttttttcgctttctttctattctttatAATGTTGCGTGTAAAACTCGATTACTCAGCTCACGTTTACGAGCCTCGATTTCACGCTTACGTTCCTAGTATGTAATCATTACTTAAAATACAGCGCGCGACGGACATACACACCGGTGCTCTAATTCTGAAATCACTTTCGATCTTCGCATTTCTCGGTCGCGTTTGAAGTGTTCGGTGGCATGCTCGGTGGCGTTTGGCTCATTTGCGCTAACTGTGGAAGGAGAGCTAGAGTCCGTGCACATTAAATTTGAAAGTGTATTCCCACGCTATCACATTCTCCGTTCGCTCAGTCGCCGATCGCACCGGGACCGGCCGAACAACGGCAGTCGTCGGTTGCATCATTGTCGGCGTAGGCTGTTGAATGGCCTCAAAACGACACGGCAGTTTGCTGAATACACTCGATCGTTCATTGCCGTCGGCATCTTCTCGAAGTCGTTATCGGCCTAGAGTTAAGCCCAGTCCACGTACTTTAAAGCGCCTCTCACAGCCTCTGAAGatacaaaaaacgagcgcgttattatctcctggcgtttctcgcctTTCAGGCGCACATTGTGACGCAAGAACAgggattcacgtgacgtcattacggtagATACTCTCAATTGGTCCATATACACGAAATATCagctgtgaattgtctcctacactgcttttccatgcagccgcccacccgttcttccttgtctcgcatgactatcgtgcgcgatcaactgatttcacttttagatgcgaagcagctctttgactagcctgtgtaacactgtccctccgtgcgtccgtacgaatgcgccgcatcGCAGGCAATGAGGCAGCGGACGAGCTCGCAAAGCGAGCACACTGCGCCGCGACcccgctgacggattacgccacgTCGTTGGACTCTGCGCGCATCAACTTTCGTCGAGAGTTAGcacgcgagcatcctgacgcgcggatcgccgctggacgcccccctccccctattCCTGCAACTTGTTTCACCCGCCGcgatcgcgcgctcctcctcgctctgagcaccggttctgtgtggcccgcggaacgtaaATATCGTCTCCGCGACGCGGCTGCACCGGACTGCGTCGATTGCGGTGCGGTGGAAACAGCGAATCATTTGTTCTGTGAGTGTCCTGCACTTGATGACgcacggaagcggctcgtcacggagtaccgcctcgtcggactgccctgTGCGACCCTGCAGGACTTCCTGTATCCCACCGGCCACGAGGATCGCCGCCGTGCCGCCCTTACAGCCCTAGTCTCCTACCTGGAGGACGCGAACCTGATCGTGCGTCTTTTCTAGCCGCTCGACACGGTGAACTAGCGCTTCCCCAGCCTCTTCGCGAGTTATCAGCTTTCActtacttttttttactgtttccTTGTTTTTTCATTATACTAACCTCACGCTCTCTCTTTCATTCCCATCCCCCGCGAGTGTTTCGGTTAAGGTGTCCtcactgagagacagttatcgtgcactcctccCCTCTTTCCTACCGTCTTCCTCGTTCTTTCCTGTTTAATGAAATGAAGAATCACTcacgctgccgcctcgtccgttcgcccgcagcacctgccgctaccgccgctcgctccgctaccgcgaccaccgctcgctacaccgccgactcgtcggttcacgcgcaataaacctgacgcgcgcctaacgtacgtacgcgttgaaacatgtTTCAACCTCTCCCTCGCttcaacttcgacgtcgaatgtcgGCAGGAaactctcagcgtgcacttcaccgatcacaaggccgtggtagtcgaggcgaaacgcgcgccagctccggtccagcgcccgtgtccactctgaagaaacgacaagacctacgccagccatcgcttcaaacgaatcttccagcgctcaccgcagcacccgcgttagcgccgttcaacccgtgacgccacccgtgcgcaacgctgctgcttcgcatcccatcagggttccctttgggaagatggagttaattttttttgtgtgtgttttcatcTGCGCATTCGgatataacagcgtgtagccgacaagcgcgaaatcctgataggctccacGCTTAGTGCTTGTACACGTGATTTtgagaaataagtggcgaggaggagatatcgcctgtaggaagggtagcgaaggcgagaaagaaaccacttcctcgtctttgaactcggggtggtgaggggtcctttaaacAGGTACTTTCAGTCAGGCATGCGCAGCCAGCGCTAGAAAAAGCTACACTTCAGAAAACTTCTTCGGCAACATGAAAACCAGCCGCAAAATGACACCGATCACGCCAATCGTGACGACGTCCACACCGATTGAAATGTGAGTTTTTGAAGTAGGCAAGGCATTAGGCCGAATTAAAtgacaataataacaataaagtttcttttcgagcttggtggcgcataggtcaccgccccgttataaaggggacgctcatagtataCAAGCGAGCGGCAAACAGTGGCGTAACTCGCTTTCACATTAGTACACATCTAACCTGATAGCCAGAAAAGGGGTAGCCAAAGGAGGCCGCGTCCTTGTAGTCGTAGGATTGTAGCCCTTCCGAGTACATCGACGACGCGTGGCCAAGAGACAGCCCGTGGGCGCCGCGGAACATGCTCTGGTAGTTCTGGCTGCCATAGGAGCTGTAGGGCCCCGCCGAGTAGCTGCTGTAGGGCAGGTTGCTTGAGTCGAGGGCATCCCATCCCTTCTTCCTATAGCCGGGTCCATCCCAGCCTTTCTTGCTGTGCACTTGGCCGACGTTCAGGTGGTAGCCGGGCTTGTGGCCGTGCTTCTGCGTAGTGAAGGTGAATGTGCGAGCAAGTGAGTAATCTTATACCTCTCAGACCCCCTTGGATTTTTTTCTAATCCGTCGCATTTACAGCTTTGTAGCTGAGCATTAATAATAAAAACGCTTTCACGGCAAAGGGGGGGTCGGccgttgggggagggggggggaggtgaatGATTTAAGCTTTTCCCGGAATTTTCGTTATTTACATATATgcacacatagaaacacacgcacgaacatacataaaggctagtcggaaccagtgttgcggaatgggcgcgtCCATTACATTCCACtttcattccggggaattagaacttaccacaattccattcctttcaattcctcgtaatgaaaaaacttagccgattgccaccctgggaatggccgggcagctcaattccattcctctAATTCCTCATTGTAGGAAAGACACCTTCATAGCTTTATCGAGCTAAGAATGAACATAAAGCTGATgttatcagatgcattaagaactggaaaagtacataaaacacgttaccaaggtcaagtGAAAGTATTCATTCTTGTAGTGCGCTaccggtggacacggaccaagaaacaaggaaaaacaacacaagatgatgcgcaaactcacaactactttatttcgataacgtaCAGCCTTATGTAAGTACGTTATCGAAATATAGCGCAGTTCAAGAAGCAGTTTTGCCAGGCGTCTGGAGCGCCTAGACAGGGGCACAGTATTGCAAAAGGGTGCGGGGAGGGGGGAGTATGAGGTGAAAAGGCGGGCAACCTGGtatacgaaagcttgcagtgaacataAGCATTGCGCCAGCGTCAATACACATCACAACTTAGGGAAGCGCTTTTGCGAATATGAGTCCGAGTCGCCAACGGGtcggcgacagaagcaaaaaccATGAGGTGAAGGGTGCGGAGTCAGTAGGTACTTGAGGCGccgctgagtgagtgagtgaaacaactttattgggtccacAAGGGGAACAAAATCACAAGGCGTAAGGAAGGGTGCTATACCGCCGCCGTAGTTTCGCACGACGGATATCAACAGCacagaaccgcggttacgcgaagaatagagacaaacttcggagcaac includes these proteins:
- the LOC119381388 gene encoding spidroin-1; this translates as MGATLIWFASLLALNHTASVLSSQTPQLQRRLGLARIELPEPKLKGLAHRLLQVKRGFLSAQVTASDGHLIGLSFKVKHGHKPGYHLNVGQVHSKKGWDGPGYRKKGWDALDSSNLPYSSYSAGPYSSYGSQNYQSMFRGAHGLSLGHASSMYSEGLQSYDYKDAASFGYPFSGYQVPGYATTLSKLPFTKLVDSVPTVLPGVSGVYEQATIVSAPVQTPTIVQSFPVAKTISGHAKVPVAHIVHKSHYVMHTVKPVSSIGVLKTPIYAATGAGELYPIDIDGSTYQEDDAGGAEDVQSGAGYGNGDTAGSQNGESQEGQSNGDGGGVNGNGGATASRNGGAFQRGHFNRGGGGGGNYGRANGAAGGSSNSGFNGGGVGKYGHGNGAAGGFNNDEFNGGGGGSGGSSGGGNYGQGNSAAGGSDSGGFIGGGGGNYGYGNGASGGFNNGGFNGGSGGSSSRGGGNYGQGNSAAGGSDSGEFSGGGGGKYGYGNGASRGFSNGGLNGGGGGSSRGGGNYGQGNGAAGGSDSGEFSGGGGGKYGFGNGGGAGFINGGFNGGGGGGNGENYGEGNGAVAGFGDGAVQRGHSSSGGGGKYGGGSRFRQGLENSGEGSQEGYGNNVPSGGRGYENGGGTQGFPPGLGHPGGGNGEGQDRNSYSSAGAGPQPGFANGGYQGGNGFSGAAGSGYTNSGFQGPQQHAFPQAVTGFKDVQLLTPLAGGLSQKQGYQAAQPVELVYGGVREGGLQAQIQQYPDIQGPEESIVRGQVNRNAQGAGSPRGNENRQEGYKNGSGWKPIIDPRYNAKFNSGSIRIGEFGSRLQDAPQGDNVLKNVYGGVRANGHSSFNGAADGLVNGDLQVKGSHLQYPKYRYRNQGFFGKSNFQGNGGGRKLSEGSGESYFSTHFNGNGGGAGNSDFGSDGNSEFPANGRTKQYNGGEGNGRSNHFRNGEGVGRQQNDFEQGEGSLSNGDSGPELVKTVSEGVLAKEVKTESSSDLKKVVVPESVEIMTSTEESSEEQDNDNAPPPAPEPIRSTDSGLPAKELFVSDAGVGASAALVEPSPTKPDSISSEEVGESKEKDPLPDTSEGSLDKSALHDTRGGFEVYYGQRRRPISYKQDRISSSYLIPVRVPSSLKSKRSSGFPEMEEVRVNGWRFLIQLDSLDVTFRRVEDLLHPVVYVLDGGLNI